The DNA region ATGGAGAGACCCATCATCTGCAGGAAGTTGAAGTACACATATCTTCCGTCGTTGATGAACACCAGAATCAAAAGGGACGCAATAACGGAGACCCCAAGCCCGATCAGCATGATCTCTATCCCGCGTTTCAGTATAGCCATATAATAGGCCCGGCGCGGTTTATCGAGCATCCGGCCGTGGCGAAGGATCAGGGAGGTCCCGGATATTATAACGAAAACGCTTGTCCCAAGCGGCAGATAGACCCCAAGTCCAAGCCAGACATCCACATTGATGATGTGGAAAACGCCCAGGAGAAAGACGGTGTGGAATGCAATCATCGCCAGAAGCGAAAAACCGCGTATCGCATCGATTTCCCAGTACCGTTCCTTCACCGGGGCGGGACAGACGTCATCCATGTACATTAGTATTGGGCCGGCGAGGTAAAGATGTTCAGTATTGTTACGACACACCCACAAGCAGTCATCAGTACACCTTCTTCGCGAGTTCGCTCACGAGTCCGAACAACTCCGGAGCCACCCACGCCGGGGTGCAGTATTTCTCATAAATGCACAGACGTTCCCGTACCTCGTATCCGCGGGCAATGTCCTTCAATGCATCCAGAGCCGGCCAGGGATGTTCCGGATTGATGTAATCGATCGTAACCGGCGACACTCCGCCAAGATCGGTCACGCCGAGATCAAGAAGGAGGGAAGCATCGGCAAGATTCGGCGGGATCTGGATCGACACATCAGCGGGCAGGATCTCTTTAGAAAGCCGGAGGGTATCCGCGATCACCTCGGTCGAAGCTCCCTGAAACGACGCCATGTCGGTACCTTCTTTCGGGCAGAAGTTCTGGACGATCACTTCCTGGATGTGCCCGAATTTTTTATGCAGATCGCGGATGACTTCGAGCGACTCGATACGGTCGTCCCGGGTTTCGCCGATCCCAAGCAGCAGTCCGGTGGTGAACGGGATCTTGAGTTTTCCCGCATTTTCCATCATTTCTATCCTGACTGACGGATCTTTTCCCGGACTGTGGGCATGGGCAGGGATCTCGGCGGTCGTTTCAAGCATCAGACCCATGCTCGCGTTCACGGGCCGGAGATCCTCCAGCTCCTCATAGGTGAGGATGCCGGCATTCGTGTGCGGCAAAATCC from Methanocorpusculum labreanum Z includes:
- a CDS encoding heparan-alpha-glucosaminide N-acetyltransferase codes for the protein MDDVCPAPVKERYWEIDAIRGFSLLAMIAFHTVFLLGVFHIINVDVWLGLGVYLPLGTSVFVIISGTSLILRHGRMLDKPRRAYYMAILKRGIEIMLIGLGVSVIASLLILVFINDGRYVYFNFLQMMGLSMILCIPFLRFGKWSLIPAVSFILLGLFLETIKGPALLMVFGILPPDFYPRDFFPVFPWVGVMLLGVFLGSLLYPNGIRRFNLPSAGKIGQSLALIGRYPLEIYLAHIPVIGSVILVIVVVSGMLGCPIGHL
- the cofG gene encoding 7,8-didemethyl-8-hydroxy-5-deazariboflavin synthase subunit CofG, with translation MPVITFSRNVFLPLTNVCANTCGYCSFKSPVAEGCVMPKEEVVSTLERGAAFSCTEALFTFGERPEREAGFTAYINRMGYPDILSYCKDMSRYAISLGILPHTNAGILTYEELEDLRPVNASMGLMLETTAEIPAHAHSPGKDPSVRIEMMENAGKLKIPFTTGLLLGIGETRDDRIESLEVIRDLHKKFGHIQEVIVQNFCPKEGTDMASFQGASTEVIADTLRLSKEILPADVSIQIPPNLADASLLLDLGVTDLGGVSPVTIDYINPEHPWPALDALKDIARGYEVRERLCIYEKYCTPAWVAPELFGLVSELAKKVY